In one window of Anthonomus grandis grandis chromosome 11, icAntGran1.3, whole genome shotgun sequence DNA:
- the LOC126742087 gene encoding vesicular integral-membrane protein VIP36, whose translation MNYLNISLVFIFIFQAAQAEWNTQDFLKREHTLIRPYYGSGIDIPYWQFTGSTIVTPNYIRLTADLPSKSGAIWNTMPVFNANWELQIQFKVHGTDKELYGDGMAIWYTKDRLKEGPVFGSIDYFNGLAVMLDTYSNHNGPHSHGHPYISAMVNNGSIHYDHDRDGTHTQLAGCTAKFRNVKHDTHIAIRYENDVLTVSTDIENKKAWNECFKIEGVHLPTGYYLGLSAKTGDLSDNHDVLSVRLFDLDMPGDPRVSEDRTHIIPSASKSEPVRDHVEDEKPSMSKITIAILVFLVCSITVVCAVVCYDQCKEKVSNKKRFY comes from the exons ATGAATTACCTAAATATTTccttagtatttatttttatattccaaGCTGCACAAGCAGAGTGGAACACCCAAGATTTCTTGAAAAGGGAGCATACCCTCATTAGGCCCTATTATG GTTCAGGAATAGATATTCCTTATTGGCAGTTTACCGGGAGCACTATAGTTACCCCAAACTATATCAGGTTAACTGCAGACCTGCCAAGCAAGTCTGGTGCTATATGGAACACTATG ccagTTTTTAATGCAAACTGGGAGCTCCAAATACAGTTCAAAGTGCACGGAACAGACAAAGAATTATATGGTGATGGCATGGCCATATGGTATACAAAAGATAGATTGAAAGAAGGACCTGTGTTTGGCAGCATTGACTACTTTAATGGTCTAGCTGTTATGTTAGATACTTACTCTAACCACAATGGTCCACATAGT CATGGGCATCCATACATATCAGCCATGGTAAACAATGGGTCAATACATTATGATCATGATCGTGACGGCACCCATACTCAATTAGCTGGTTGTACTGCTAAGTTTAGGAATGTAAAACATGACACTCATATTGCTATTCGATATGAAAATGATGTGCTTACAG TATCAACTGATATCGAAAACAAAAAAGCATGGAATGAATGTTTCAAGATCGAAGGTGTTCACTTACCCACCGGGTATTACTTAGGATTATCAGCCAAAACTGGAGATTTATCTGATAATCACGACGTATTGTCTGTCAGGCTGTTTGATCTAGACATGCCAGGAGATCCGAGGGTCTCAGAAGACAGAACTCACATTATACCATCAGCTAGTAAGTCAGAACCGGTAAGGGACCATGTGGAGGATGAAAAACCTTCAATGTCAAAGATCACCATTgccattttggtttttttggtGTGCTCCATAACGGTCGTTTGTGCAGTTGTATGTTATGACCAGTGCAAGGAAAAGGTGTCAAATAAGAAGcgtttttattaa